One segment of Panicum virgatum strain AP13 chromosome 3K, P.virgatum_v5, whole genome shotgun sequence DNA contains the following:
- the LOC120698433 gene encoding ras-related protein RABE1c-like, with protein sequence MAAPPARARADYDYLVKLLLIGDSGVGKSCLLLRFSDGSFTTSFITTIGIDFKIRTIELDGKRIKLQIWDTAGQERFRTITTAYYRGAMGILLVYDVTDESSFNNIRNWIRNIEQHASDNVNKILVGNKADMDESKRAVPTAKGQALADEYGIKFFETSAKTNLNVEQVFFSIARDIKQRLAETDSKPEEKAIKINKPDQGTEQAAGQRSACCGS encoded by the exons atggcggcgccgccggcgagggcccGGGCCGACTACGACTACCTTGTTAAGCTGCTCCTCATTGGGGATAGCG GTGTTGGCAAGAGTTGCCTCCTATTGCGGTTCTCCGATGGTTCCTTCACTACAAGCTTTATTACCACAATTGG TATTGATTTTAAGATAAGAACAATAGAGTTGGATGGCAAGCGCATCAAGCTACAGATTTGGGACACAGCGGGCCAAGAACGCTTCCGGACCATTACCACTG CATACTACCGAGGAGCTATGGGCATCCTGTTGGTTTATGATGTCACCGATGAGTCTTCTTTTAACA ACATCCGAAACTGGATTCGGAACATTGAGCAACATGCCTCTGATAATGTCAACAAAATATTGGTCGGCAATAAGGCAGATATGGATGAGAGCAAAAGG GCTGTACCTACTGCAAAAGGACAAGCGCTTGCTGATGAGTACGGGATCAAGTTCTTTGAAACT AGTGCCAAGACAAACCTTAACGTCGAGCAAGTGTTTTTCTCAATTGCACGTGATATCAAGCAGAGGCTTGCGGAGACTGATTCTAAGCCTGAG GAGAAGGCAATCAAGATTAACAAGCCAGATCAGGGTACCGAGCAAGCAGCTGGTCAGCGATCCGCTTGCTGCGGCTCATAA
- the LOC120698434 gene encoding zinc finger protein ZAT12-like: protein METGVDAAGVLVFLSQQRQRHGSGGGARTAGLATRGRVFECKTCGRRFPTFQALGGHRASHSRPRPYHGAAGPRRATPLEAHGECAAAAAAAGPRVHGCPVCGLEFAVGQALDGHMRRHRTTAAAGTFRSGDATSVEGEDVGAGGICLDLNLAPSENCAKCQRNAVLGDTVQGVQNTLILDCPL, encoded by the coding sequence ATGGAGACCGGCGTGGACGCGGCCGGCGTCCTCGTGTTCCTCTCGCAGCAGCGCCAGcggcacggcagcggcggcggcgcgaggacgGCGGGGCTCGCCACCCGCGGGCGCGTGTTCGAGTGCAAGACGTGCGGCCGGCGGTTCCCGACGTTCCAGGCGCTGGGCGGCCACCGCGCCAGCCACAGCCGCCCCAGGCCCTAccacggcgcggcggggccgcgCCGGGCGACGCCGCTGGAGGCGCACGGcgagtgcgcggcggcggcggcggcggccgggccgagGGTGCACGGCTGCCCCGTCTGCGGGCTCGAGTTCGCGGTCGGGCAGGCACTGGACGGCCACATGCGGCGGCACCGGACCACGGCGGCCGCCGGGACCTTCCGATCCGGGGACGCGACGTCGGTGGAGGGTGAAGACGTTGGCGCCGGTGGCATCTGCTTGGACTTGAACCTGGCGCCGTCCGAGAACTGCGCCAAGTGTCAGAGGAACGCTGTGCTCGGCGACACGGTGCAAGGCGTGCAGAACACTTTGATATTGGACTGCCCTCTTTGA
- the LOC120698436 gene encoding coatomer subunit zeta-1 has protein sequence METCPSVKNILLLDSEGKRVAVKYYSDDWPTLSAKLAFEKSVFAKTQKANAGTEAEIVMFDGQIVVYKFIQDLHFFVTGGEEENELILASVLQGFSDAVDRLLKNMVDKRTALENLDLILLCLDEIVDGGIVLETEGREIAEKVTGHGLESASSAEQTLVNALTQAREHLAKSLLM, from the exons ATG GAGACCTGCCCGTCGGTGAAGAACATCCTTTTGCTGGACTCCGAGGGAAAGCGCGTCGCCGTGAAGTACTACAGCGATGACTGGCCCACGCTCTCCGCGAAGCTGGCATTCGAGAAGTCGGTCTTCGCGAAAACCCAGAAGGCGAATGCTGGAACGGAAG CTGAGATTGTAATGTTTGACGGTCAAATTGTGGTATATAAGTTCATCCAAGACCTGCACTTTTTTGTTACTGGAGGAGAAGAGGAGAATGAGCTTATTTTAGCATCAGTTCTTCAGGGTTTCTCTGATGCTGTTGACCGACTTCTCAA AAACATGGTCGACAAAAGAACAGCACTTGAGAATTTGGACCTGATCCTATTATGTCTTGATGAAATTGTTGATGGAGG GATTGTTCTTGAAACAGAAGGGAGAGAGATAGCTGAGAAGGTGACAGGTCATGGATTGGAGAGTGCTTCATCCGCGGAGCAG ACCTTAGTCAATGCCCTAACGCAAGCAAGAGAGCACTTGGCCAAGTCCCTTCTCATGTGA
- the LOC120698435 gene encoding protein ALP1-like — translation MAPVRGAKKRKRPEKPVPAPAPRLPLPPLPDGSDWWSAFYRRVAGNSSFPREYQTIESVLKMSRKTFDYICSLVKKDLTTKTYGFRNFRFGDKTILDVEDQVAVALMRLTTGESLQNIGIWFGMNHSAISNITWRFIESMEERAICHLKWPSPEEMATIKARFEKIYGLPNCCGAIDTTHILMCSSAQPNSRVWLDDENKNSMVLQAVVDTDMRFRDIVSGWPGSLDDSCILRTSGLYRLCQKGIRLDGQMELPGGSAVREYIVGDSSYPLLPWLMTPYQGQDLPAAKAEFNKRHTAATKVVQTALATLKGRWRVIQGELWRPDKHRLPRIIFVCCLITNIIIDMEGTPSKEMLVSGNHDHGYKQQYSNVADDNAAKQRDDLSHHVTAGE, via the exons ATGGCTCCTGTGCGGGGTGCCAAGAAGAGGAAGCGGCCGGAGAAGCCCGTGCCGGCGCcggctccaaggttgccgctgccgccgctacCGGACGGCAGCGATTGGTGGAGCGCCTTCTATCGCAGGGTTGCAG GAAATTCCTCTTTCCCCAGAGAATACCAGACCATAGAGTCTGTCCTCAAGATGTCAAGAAAGACCTTCGACTATATCTGCTCGCTTGTCAAGAAGGATCTGACAACAAAGACATATGGTTTCAGAAACTTCAGGTTTGGTGACAAGACGATACTGGACGTGGAGGACCAGGTCGCAGTGGCTCTGATGAGGCTGACAACAGGGGAGTCGCTGCAGAACATAGGAATATGGTTTGGCATGAATCACTCAGCCATCTCAAACATCACATGGCGGTTCATTGAGTCCATGGAGGAACGCGCCATCTGTCACTTGAAGTGGCCGAGCCCTGAGGAGATGGCAACCATCAAGGCGAGATTCGAGAAGATTTATGGCCTCCCAAACTGCTGCGGTGCCATTGACACCACTCACATTCTCATGTGTTCCTCAGCTCAGCCCAACAGCAGGGTCTGGCTGGACGATGAGAACAAAAACAGCATGGTGTTGCAGGCTGTTGTTGACACCGACATGAGGTTCAGAGACATCGTCAGTGGCTGGCCTGGGAGCTTGGATGACTCGTGCATCCTGCGCACTTCAGGCTTGTATAGGCTGTGCCAGAAAGGCATCAGGCTGGACGGGCAAatggagcttcctggaggttcCGCGGTCAGGGAATATATCGTTGGAGACTCAAGCTATCCTCTACTTCCCTGGCTGATGACCCCATACCAAGGACAGGATCTCCCAGCGGCCAAGGCGGAATTCAACAAGAGGCACACGGCAGCGACGAAGGTAGTGCAGACCGCATTGGCGACACTCAAGGGGAGGTGGCGGGTCATCCAGGGAGAGCTGTGGAGGCCTGACAAGCACCGGCTGCCGAGGATCATATTCGTCTGCTGCTTGATCACCAACATCATTATCGACATGGAAGGCACTCCAAGCAAAGAGATGCTGGTTTCGGGCAACCATGACCATGGCTACAAGCAGCAATACAGCAACGTCGCAGATGACAATGCAGCCAAGCAGAGAGATGACCTGTCTCATCATGTCACCGCTGGCGAGTAG